The Candidatus Zixiibacteriota bacterium region CTGCCAATATGGCGTATTTGGCGGCCATGCTCGTTTTCTGTCAAATCCTACTAAACTATTGCTATATAATATGATATGCGAATCATACCGGTTTTGGCACGATGGTTGTATATATACAGGATGAAAAAGAAAGAAAGAAAACAAAAAATAAAGTAACGATTCTAGGAACAAGGAGGTGTTGTTATGACACTGATCAGATGGAGACCTTACAGGAGTATGGAGTCCGTTCAGGACGAAGTAAACAAAGTTTTCGACTCTTTCTTCGGCACTCCGGCCATGAGTGGCCGCGAAGATGCCTGGACTCCCGATGTCGATATCATTGAGGACAAGGATTCAATCACAGTCAACGTCGACATACCGGGCATGAAGAAAGATGATATCAAAGTATCGGTTCACGACCAGAGCCTGACCATCAGGGGCGAACGCAGGTACGAGAAGGAAGACAAGGACAAGAACTATCATCGCACCGAGCGCATGTATGGTGCTTTCAGTCGTACTTTCTCACTGCCGAGCACCGTCGAGGGCGACAGGATCAAGGCCAATTACAAGGATGGTGTTCTGAAGATCGAACTGCCCAAGGTCGAAGAGGTCAAACCGAAAGAGATTCCGATTTCCGTAGGTTAACCCCTCCCTCTTGTGTCTCCCGTAGCGCGGGGGAACGAAAGCTGAGTTGAAGGTGAAGCCCACGCCGTAACGGGAGTGGGCTTCTTGTTCAAAAACGGCTGAGTGTGAAGAGCAAAAAATTTAAAGGAGATGATATAATGAGTAAAGTAATAGGCATAGATCTGGGAACGACCAACAGTTGTGTCTCGGTCATGGAGGGCAAGGATCCGAAAGTGATCCCGAACTCCGAAGGTGGCCGAACGACGCCATCTGTGGTGGCGGTTTCCAAAAACGGCGAACGCCTGGTCGGTACTGTGGCCAAGCGCCAGGCGGTGACTAACCCGATAAACACCGTGTTTTCAGTCAAGCGTTTTATCGGACGCCGTTACGACGAAGTGACACAGGAAATCAAGAACTATCCATATAAAGTGGTCAAGGGCGACAAGGGCGAAGTCATGATCGAGATGGAGGGTAAGAAATACGCTCCACCCGAAGTTTCGGCCATGATCCTTACCAAGATGCGCCAGACGGCCGAGGAGTACCTGGGCGAGAAAGTGACCGACGCGGTTATCACCGTACCGGCTTATTTCAACGACTCCCAGCGTCAGGCTACCAAGGATGCCGGCAAGATCGCCGGGTTGAATGTTCTGCGTATCATCAACGAGCCGACCGCGGCTTCCCTGGCTTATGGTCTGGACAAGAAAAACGACGCCCGTATCGCGGTCTATGACCTCGGTGGCGGTACATTCGATATCTCGATTCTTGAGATCGGCGACGGCGTCTTTGAGGTCAAGTCGACCAATGGCGATACCCACCTGGGCGGTGATGATTTCGACAAGAGGATCATCGACTGGCTGGTAGACGAGTTCAAGAAGGAACAGGGTGTCGATCTGTCGGCTGACCCGATGGCAATTCAGCGCTTGAAAGAGGCGGCCGAGAAAGCCAAGATCGAGCTCTCCTCGACTATGGAAACGAACATCAATCTGCCGTTTATCACGGCCGATCAGTCGGGGCCCAAACATCTCAATATGACCCTGACCCGTTCTCGCTACGAGCAGATGGTCGATGACCTGATCGAGCGCACGGTCGAGCCCTGCAAGAAAGCCATGGCGGATGCCAGGGTCAGTTCTGCGGATATCGATTCGGTGGTGCTCGTGGGTGGTATGACCCGTATGCCGAAAGTGATCGAGATGGTCAAGGAGTTCTTCGGCAAGGAACCCCACAAGGGAGTCAATCCGGATGAGGTGGTTGCGATCGGCGCGGCTATCCAGGGCGGAGTGCTTTCGGGTGAAGTCAAGGACGTTCTGCTCCTGGATGTCACCCCGCTGTCATTGGGTATCGAAACCCTGGGCGGTGTGCTGACCAAGCTGATCGAACGTAACACGACTATCCCGACCAAGAAGACTGAAATCTTCTCGACCGCCGAGGACAACCAGACCACCGTCGAGGTTCATGTCCTGCAGGGCGAGCGCCAGATGGCAGTCGACAACAAGACCATCGGCAGGTTCCATCTCGACGGTATCCCGCCGGCTCCGCGGGGAGTGCCCCAGATCGAGGTTACTTTCGATATCGATGCCAACGGTATCCTGAATGTTTCGGCCAAGGATAAAGGCACAGGTAAAGAACAGAGCATCCGAATCGAAGCTTCCTCCGGGTTGTCCGAGCAGGAAATCGAAAAGATGGTCAACGATGCCAAGGCCAATGAGGACCAGGACGCCAAACGCAAAGAAGAGATCGATACGCGCAATATGGCCGACAGTATCGCCTACCAGACCGAGAAGAACCTCAAGCAGTTCGAGGACAAGCTGGATGACGATACAAAGTCGAAGCTGAACGCGGCTCTCGAACGCACGAAGCAGGCGATAAGTGATAATAACCTGGCCGAGATGAAGTCCGCTTCGGAGGATCTGCAGAAAATGTGGCATGAAGCCTCGGCCGGTATCTACCAGCAGGCTACTCAGCAACAGCAGGGTCAGCCGGGAGCCGACCAGAGTGCGCCGTTTGACCGCGGTAGTGGCGGTAATGGACAGCCCGAACAGGGACAGGATGAAGCGGTCGAGGCCGACTTCGAGGTTGTCGATGACGACAAGAAGTAAACGCGATAACGATAGATATGCCGGGGACCGACAAGCGTCTCCGGCATATGTAAACGCCAATTCAGTTTGAGCGAGGATACCAAGGATGCCGACTTATGAGTACAGGTGTGTAGAATGCGGTCATCAGTTCGAACGTTTCCAGTTCATCAATGATGAACCGCTCGGCAAAGCTGACTGCCCTGTCTGTCATGGTGAAGTCAAGAGGTTGATCTCAGGTGGCGCGGGTTTGCTGTTTAAGGGATCGGGATTTTATATCACCGATTACCGTTCCGACAGCTACAAAAAAGCGGCCAAAGCGGAGACATCGACTCAGACCAAAACGGACAGCGTTAAACCTGAGAAGGCGAATTGACAGAGGGACATATTCTGCGGGTAATGTCGAGATGAATAGCTTGCGAAAGAGCTTTGTAAAAGTTTAATTGTGATGGTCACAGGCGGTATCTTCGTATGCCGCCTTTGTTGTGGAAAATCGTCAGGGAAGATCCCTGATGACATAACCTGACTTGGCGGGTTCTCTGCGAGACTGACATTTTTTGGTGGCCTGCTCGTAAACGGGTGTGATTGAATCCCCCTCTAAAGAGGTTGGGAGCCCTGCGAGCGGAGTGCAACAGTCTCAATGCAATAAAAGAGAGATTGCCGCGTCGTCATCACGTATAGGCGTGACAACTTTTCGCAATGACAAATGTAACGATTGAGGTCATGACATGCTTGATTTCGAACCAGGGTATTATGAACTGCTGGAAATCGAAAAAGATGCTTCAACCGATGACATAAAATCGGCCTTCCGAAAACAGGCCAAACGTCATCATCCGGACACGAGTCACGAGGCCGACGAAAACTTCGTGCGCCTCAGAAAAGCTTACGAGATCCTGATCGATCGTGTCAAACGCGAGAAATACGACCGCTACCTTCAGGTCCTGGTCGGTTCGAAGAACCTGATCGAGGTGCGAACGGCAATGCGTGATCTCTACGACGACATGGTAGGATACCTGGTCTCGATGGCCGGGTTCGGCAATCGGTCGGAATATGAACTTGTCTTGAAAAAGAAGAGTTATAATGAAGATAAGATCATACGGGCACAACTGCCCTTGGTCGAAATCTGCCGCAGATGTATGGGCACCGGCGGTACGATTTTCAGGCAGTGCTCGCGATGCGGAGGCAAAGGAAAGCTTGAATATGCTGAAAGCGTTGACCTGTTTATACCGGCAGGCAGTGAAGAAGGTGAAAGCATGATGATTTCAGTACCGGGCCAGAAGGTCAAGCTTACTTTGAAATATGAATAAGAGGTTGATATAGATATGGCTGGAAAAGATTATTATAAAACACTGAACGTTTCCGAAAACGCCTCAAAAGATGAAATCAAGAAGGCGTATCGCAGGCTGGCAAAAAAGTATCATCCGGATGCCAACAAGGATAATCCCGAAGCCGAGGCGAAATTCAAGGAAGTCTCCGAGGCCTATGGTGTCCTGAATGATCCCAGGAAACGCCAGCAGTACGATCAACTGCGTAAGTACGGGGGCGGTTTCGGCGCGGGTGCCGGTTCGCCATTCGGACAGGGCGCGCCTCAGGGCGGTTTCGGTGGGTACGGCCAGGGCGGATCATTCCGAATGGATGATTTCGACCTGGGCTCATTCGGCGATCTTTTCAGCTCGATCTTCGGCGACAGGGGCGCGCGTACTCACAGGCGGAAGTCGGCCCGTCGCAGGCCGGTCAAGGGAACGGACCTGAGGATTACGTTGCCGGTCAGTTTCCGGGAGGCCGCGCTCGGCACGAAAAAGACCATCCGCTACAAGCGCGATGAAAACTGCCCGCGTTGCAATGGCACCGGAGCTGAACCGGGAAGCGGTCAGACGACCTGTCCCAAATGCAACGGCTCGGGAATGTACTCGATGTCGCAGGGGATGTTCTCGATTTCGAGGCCCTGCCCGCAATGTTTCGGAACCGGGCAGGTCGCAGGCAAGCCCTGCGGTCAGTGCAATGCCACTGGCAAAAT contains the following coding sequences:
- the dnaK gene encoding molecular chaperone DnaK; the encoded protein is MSKVIGIDLGTTNSCVSVMEGKDPKVIPNSEGGRTTPSVVAVSKNGERLVGTVAKRQAVTNPINTVFSVKRFIGRRYDEVTQEIKNYPYKVVKGDKGEVMIEMEGKKYAPPEVSAMILTKMRQTAEEYLGEKVTDAVITVPAYFNDSQRQATKDAGKIAGLNVLRIINEPTAASLAYGLDKKNDARIAVYDLGGGTFDISILEIGDGVFEVKSTNGDTHLGGDDFDKRIIDWLVDEFKKEQGVDLSADPMAIQRLKEAAEKAKIELSSTMETNINLPFITADQSGPKHLNMTLTRSRYEQMVDDLIERTVEPCKKAMADARVSSADIDSVVLVGGMTRMPKVIEMVKEFFGKEPHKGVNPDEVVAIGAAIQGGVLSGEVKDVLLLDVTPLSLGIETLGGVLTKLIERNTTIPTKKTEIFSTAEDNQTTVEVHVLQGERQMAVDNKTIGRFHLDGIPPAPRGVPQIEVTFDIDANGILNVSAKDKGTGKEQSIRIEASSGLSEQEIEKMVNDAKANEDQDAKRKEEIDTRNMADSIAYQTEKNLKQFEDKLDDDTKSKLNAALERTKQAISDNNLAEMKSASEDLQKMWHEASAGIYQQATQQQQGQPGADQSAPFDRGSGGNGQPEQGQDEAVEADFEVVDDDKK
- a CDS encoding Hsp20 family protein, coding for MTLIRWRPYRSMESVQDEVNKVFDSFFGTPAMSGREDAWTPDVDIIEDKDSITVNVDIPGMKKDDIKVSVHDQSLTIRGERRYEKEDKDKNYHRTERMYGAFSRTFSLPSTVEGDRIKANYKDGVLKIELPKVEEVKPKEIPISVG
- a CDS encoding DnaJ domain-containing protein; the encoded protein is MLDFEPGYYELLEIEKDASTDDIKSAFRKQAKRHHPDTSHEADENFVRLRKAYEILIDRVKREKYDRYLQVLVGSKNLIEVRTAMRDLYDDMVGYLVSMAGFGNRSEYELVLKKKSYNEDKIIRAQLPLVEICRRCMGTGGTIFRQCSRCGGKGKLEYAESVDLFIPAGSEEGESMMISVPGQKVKLTLKYE
- the dnaJ gene encoding molecular chaperone DnaJ, which encodes MAGKDYYKTLNVSENASKDEIKKAYRRLAKKYHPDANKDNPEAEAKFKEVSEAYGVLNDPRKRQQYDQLRKYGGGFGAGAGSPFGQGAPQGGFGGYGQGGSFRMDDFDLGSFGDLFSSIFGDRGARTHRRKSARRRPVKGTDLRITLPVSFREAALGTKKTIRYKRDENCPRCNGTGAEPGSGQTTCPKCNGSGMYSMSQGMFSISRPCPQCFGTGQVAGKPCGQCNATGKMQIRKTVNVRIPAGIRSGKKIRLRQMGNAGPEGMPEGDLIITVSVKPDRFLRRSGLDVFCDVPLSLSQAHDGTKIKVRTLSGKAMLTIPPLTKDGSLFKLKGQGINDGKAVGDQYVKVKIRYPKKPSEEEQRMIDEIEGKAKPKEKTEAKA
- a CDS encoding zinc ribbon domain-containing protein, translating into MPTYEYRCVECGHQFERFQFINDEPLGKADCPVCHGEVKRLISGGAGLLFKGSGFYITDYRSDSYKKAAKAETSTQTKTDSVKPEKAN